In the genome of Rissa tridactyla isolate bRisTri1 chromosome Z, bRisTri1.patW.cur.20221130, whole genome shotgun sequence, the window CGCAGCGCCGGGCCGCtccgggtgccccccccccccgccgccgcctccgccgccgccgccgccgcaccaggagctggcccccgccgccgcccggccggccaTGGTGTCCAGCATGGCCTCGCTGCTGGACGGCGCCGCCGAGTACCGCCCCGAGCTCTCCATCCCGCTGCACCACGCCATGAGCATGCCCTGCGAGTCCTCGCCGCCCGGCATGGGCATGAGCAGCACCTACACCACCCTGACGCCACTCCAGCCCCTGCCGCCCATCTCCACCGTCTCCGACAAGTTCCACCACCCGCACGCCCACCCGCacgcccaccaccaccaccaccaccagcgccTCTCGGGCAACGTCAGCGGCAGCTTCGCCCTCATGCGGGACGAGCGCGGGCTGCCCGCCGTCAACAACCTCTACGGGCCCTACAAGGAGATGCCCGGCATGGGGCAGAGCCTCTCGCCGCTGGGCAACGGGCTGGGCCCCCTCCACAACGCCCAGCAGGGCCTCCACGGCTACGGGCCGCCCGGCCACGAGAAGATGCTCAGCCCCAACTTCGACGCCCACGCCGCCATGCTGGCGCGGGGGGAGCAGCACCTCTCCCGGGGGCTGGGGACGCCCCCGGCCATGATGCCCCACCTGAACGGCATGCACCACCCCGCGCACCCGGGCCACCCGCCGCCCCACGGGCCCGCGCTGCCCGCCGGCCGGGAGcggccgccctcctcctcctccggctcgCAGGTGAGCAGCTCGGGGCAGCTGGAGGAGATCAACACCAAAGAAGTGGCACAAAGGATCACGGCGGAGCTGAAGCGCTACAGCATCCCCCAGGCCATCTTCGCCCAGCGGGTGCTGTGCCGCTCTCAGGGGACCCTCTCGGACTTGCTGCGGAACCCTAAGCCTTGGAGTAAACTCAAGTCCGGCCGGGAGACCTTCCG includes:
- the LOC128903100 gene encoding LOW QUALITY PROTEIN: one cut domain family member 2-like (The sequence of the model RefSeq protein was modified relative to this genomic sequence to represent the inferred CDS: inserted 2 bases in 1 codon) → MRSGRGARRCLAREPGACAMNPEMAMEPLGSLHGAAGHEPELMGSPSPHHGGRSAGPLRVXPPPPPPPPPPPPPHQELAPAAARPAMVSSMASLLDGAAEYRPELSIPLHHAMSMPCESSPPGMGMSSTYTTLTPLQPLPPISTVSDKFHHPHAHPHAHHHHHHQRLSGNVSGSFALMRDERGLPAVNNLYGPYKEMPGMGQSLSPLGNGLGPLHNAQQGLHGYGPPGHEKMLSPNFDAHAAMLARGEQHLSRGLGTPPAMMPHLNGMHHPAHPGHPPPHGPALPAGRERPPSSSSGSQVSSSGQLEEINTKEVAQRITAELKRYSIPQAIFAQRVLCRSQGTLSDLLRNPKPWSKLKSGRETFRRMWKWLQEPEFQRMSALRLAACKRKEQEPNKERNNSQKKSRLVFTDLQRRTLFAIFKENKRPSKEMQITISQQLGLELTTVSNFFMNARRRSLEKWQDDLSSGGSSSAPSTCTKA